The following coding sequences lie in one Spinacia oleracea cultivar Varoflay chromosome 1, BTI_SOV_V1, whole genome shotgun sequence genomic window:
- the LOC110777608 gene encoding uncharacterized protein, with amino-acid sequence MHLGRIQQGKDESLRSYVRRFNLELGQIPDLPDGVAFDNFFRGLKKGSFKFDLVKKSVRTMADSLDEAESFIHATEICSVPKESKGTETTDHPQRKDKTDKKTNRPNGTWAIEKKGYQTNTSQGQKRGRPYDKERFEYKTDLYTILLDVSDRYEIDPPFPMKSPVETRDSSLYCKFRCDVGHETKDCKSLRRALDGLAAKGFLKSYLSTSTGGSGKKFYKKSKSPSYRRDDNDTDSECNVIRKIPNGSLPKVEICEADRGKIATPHDDPLVIELKVANLKVRRILVDTGSSSDIISTACLNRLEHDPKTIEKIRYPIIGFRGGIIHPQGIITLPLRVGGRHKSKNLNVRILIVKDLTAYNIILGRPTLNQAKAVVVTHLMLMKYVFDKGQVGTIHGDQQLARDCYLTTLSPEAWGGSKTDEVRASSKRKLDEIEDKVKKETFTITTAHMETRRPEPVGGHYEIILDEARPDRTVPVGLSLDDHLGAQLVTLLREFQDIFAFAVEEIDA; translated from the exons atgcatttggGCCGAATACAGCAAGGGAAAGACGAATCTCTGCGAAGCTATGTGCGACGTTTTAATTTAGAGTTAGGACAGATTCCAGATCTACCTGATGGGGTGGCCTTTGATAACTTCTTTAGGGGACTTAAGAAGGGTTCCTTTAAGTTTGACTTGGTAAAGAAAAGTGTGAGAACTATGGCCGATTCTCTGGATGAGGCCGAGTCCTTTATCCATGCCACCGAAATCTGTTCTGTCCCCAAGGAATCTAAGGGAACTGAGACTACAGACCATCCTCAGCGCAAGGACAAGACAGATAAAAAGACCAACCGTCCGAatgggacgtgggctattgaaAAGAAGGGATATCAGACTAACACCTCCCAAGGGCAGAAGAGAGGACGACCCTACGACAAAGAGAGGTTTGAGTATAAAACAGACTTGTACACGATACTGCTAGACGTCAGTGATAGATATGAGATTGATCCTCCGTTCCCTATGAAGTCGCCGGTAGAAACCCGGGACAGCTCCCTCTACTGTAAGTTCCGTTGTGATGTAGGGCATGAAACAAAAGATTGCAAGAGTCTGCGTAGAGCTCTTGATGGATTAGCCGCCAAAGGATTTCTGAAATCATATCTCAGCACGAGCACAGGGGGAAGTGGTAAAAAATTCTACAAGAAAAGTAAGTCACCGTCATATCGACGTGATGACAATGACACTGATTCAGAAT GTAATGTTATCCGGAAAATCCCCAATGGATCACTTCCCAAAGTAGAGATTTGTGAAGCCGACAGAGGTAAGATAGCCACCCCTCATGATGATCCCTTGGTCATTGAGCTAAAAGTGGCGAACCTCAAAGTAAGGCGTATCTTAGTAGACACGGGAAGTTCGTCAGACATTATCAGTACAGCTTGTCTGAATCGTCTCGAACATGATCCTAAGACGATTGAAAAGATACGTTATCCCATCATTGGATTCAGAGGCGGCATAATTCATCCCCAAGGGATAATCACTCTGCCCCTACGAGTGGGAGGCCGACATAAGAGTAAGAACTTGAACGTCCGAATTCTGATTGTGAAAGATCTCACTGCTTACAATATCATCTTGGGACGTCCCACTTTGAACCAGGCCAAAGCAGTAGTCGTCACTCATCTTATGCTTATGAAGTATGTCTTTGATAAAGGCCAAGTCGGCACTATTCATGGTGATCAACAACTAGCAAGAGATTGTTATCTCACTACACTAAGTCCCGAGGCTTGGGGAGGCAGTAAGACTGATGAAGTCAGAGCAAGTTCAAAAAGAAAACTAGACGAAATAGAAGATAAAGTCAAGAAAGAAACCTTTACCATTACCACGGCCCACATGGAGACAAGACGGCCTGAGCCAGTTGGCGGTCATTATGAAATCATCCTTGATGAAGCACGTCCAGATAGGACGGTGCCAGTAGGGTTGTCTCTTGACGATCATCTTGGGGCACAACTGGTCACCCTCCTGAGAGAGTTCCAGGACATCTTTGCTTTCGCTGTGGAGGAGATCGATGCCTGA